In one Microbacterium invictum genomic region, the following are encoded:
- the ribA gene encoding GTP cyclohydrolase II: MSLSPLSDALDALRAGKPVIVVDDENRENEGDIILSAQLATPEWVAWTVRWSSGFVCAPMPADWADRLDLPPMVEVNEDARGTAYTVSVDAADRISTGISASDRAHTLNVLADVESTPSSVIRPGHILPLRAVDGGVRERAGHTEAAVELMKLAGLPPVGAIAEVVAEDGSMMRMPGLIELAARDGIPLITIEQLIAHLDEVDPLDASSHGAQRRRVSLRAEATVPTSHGEFRFRAYKDRITGTDHLAVISGELGDEAPLVRVHSECLTGEAFGSLKCECGPQLEAALDAIEQDGGVVIYMRGHEGRGIGLINKLRAYSLQERGMDTVDANLALGLPADARDYAAAAGILADLGIDKVRLLTNNTDKVAQLRGFGLDVVEQVPLLVGVGPNNHQYLTTKRDRMGHIIDEGDLAEAIAHMKEGVA, translated from the coding sequence ATGAGCCTTTCCCCCCTCTCCGACGCCCTCGACGCGCTCCGCGCGGGCAAGCCCGTCATCGTCGTCGACGATGAGAACCGCGAGAACGAAGGCGACATCATCCTCTCCGCGCAGCTGGCCACCCCCGAGTGGGTGGCGTGGACGGTGCGCTGGTCCAGCGGCTTCGTCTGCGCGCCGATGCCCGCCGACTGGGCCGACCGGCTCGACCTCCCGCCGATGGTCGAGGTGAACGAGGACGCCCGCGGTACCGCGTACACCGTGAGCGTCGACGCCGCCGATCGGATCTCGACCGGGATCAGTGCGAGCGACCGTGCCCACACCCTCAACGTGCTCGCCGACGTCGAGTCCACCCCGAGCTCGGTCATCCGCCCGGGGCACATCCTGCCGCTGCGCGCGGTCGACGGGGGCGTGCGCGAACGCGCCGGGCACACCGAGGCCGCCGTGGAGCTGATGAAGCTAGCCGGCCTCCCGCCGGTGGGGGCGATCGCCGAGGTCGTCGCCGAGGACGGATCCATGATGCGGATGCCGGGACTGATCGAGCTCGCCGCCCGCGACGGCATCCCCCTCATCACCATCGAGCAGCTCATCGCCCACCTCGACGAGGTCGACCCGCTCGACGCGTCGTCGCACGGCGCCCAGCGGCGTCGGGTGAGCCTGCGCGCCGAGGCGACGGTGCCGACCTCGCACGGCGAGTTCCGCTTCCGCGCCTACAAGGACCGGATCACCGGCACCGACCACCTCGCCGTCATCTCGGGCGAGCTCGGCGACGAGGCACCGCTCGTGCGCGTGCACTCGGAGTGCCTCACCGGCGAGGCCTTCGGGTCGCTGAAGTGCGAGTGCGGCCCGCAGCTGGAGGCGGCGCTCGACGCCATCGAGCAGGACGGCGGCGTCGTCATCTACATGCGCGGTCACGAGGGGCGCGGGATCGGCCTCATCAACAAGCTGCGCGCGTACAGCCTGCAGGAGCGCGGCATGGACACCGTGGACGCCAATCTCGCCCTGGGGCTCCCGGCCGACGCTCGCGACTACGCCGCGGCCGCCGGCATCCTCGCCGACCTCGGCATCGACAAGGTGCGGCTCCTGACGAACAACACCGACAAGGTCGCGCAGCTGCGCGGGTTCGGGCTGGACGTCGTCGAGCAGGTTCCGCTGCTCGTCGGCGTCGGGCCGAACAACCACCAGTACCTGACCACCAAGCGGGACCGCATGGGGCACATCATCGACGAGGGCGACTTGGCGGAGGCCATCGCCC
- a CDS encoding riboflavin synthase, whose amino-acid sequence MFTGIIEEIGAVTAVAPSGDGLRLTVRAPKAVSDAGHGDSIAVSGVCLTVVDRGEDWFTADVMRQTLDMSTLAGVAAGRAVNLERATAAHGRLGGHIVQGHIDGTGTVVEVRPGDEWRVVRVALPPHLAPLVVDKGSIAVDGVSLTVSAVSVPGEAEPWFEVSLIPETLEATTLGTRAAGDAVNLETDILARHVQRLLAFPPTAPAVPNEGGSR is encoded by the coding sequence ATGTTCACCGGAATCATCGAAGAGATCGGCGCCGTCACCGCCGTCGCGCCGTCCGGCGACGGCCTGCGGCTGACCGTGCGCGCTCCGAAGGCGGTGTCGGATGCCGGGCACGGCGACTCCATCGCCGTCAGCGGCGTGTGCCTCACCGTCGTCGACCGCGGCGAGGACTGGTTCACCGCCGATGTCATGCGCCAGACCCTCGACATGTCGACCCTCGCCGGGGTCGCGGCCGGGCGCGCCGTGAACCTCGAGCGCGCGACCGCCGCTCACGGACGGCTGGGCGGTCACATCGTCCAGGGTCACATCGACGGCACCGGAACCGTCGTCGAGGTGCGCCCGGGTGACGAATGGCGAGTCGTCCGCGTCGCCCTGCCCCCGCACCTCGCCCCTCTCGTCGTCGACAAGGGCTCCATCGCCGTCGACGGGGTCTCGCTGACCGTCAGCGCGGTGAGCGTACCCGGCGAGGCCGAGCCGTGGTTCGAGGTGTCGCTCATCCCCGAGACGCTCGAGGCCACCACCCTCGGCACCCGCGCGGCCGGCGACGCCGTCAACCTCGAGACCGACATCCTAGCGCGGCACGTGCAGCGCCTTCTCGCATTCCCCCCGACGGCGCCCGCCGTCCCGAACGAAGGAGGCTCCCGATGA
- the ribD gene encoding bifunctional diaminohydroxyphosphoribosylaminopyrimidine deaminase/5-amino-6-(5-phosphoribosylamino)uracil reductase RibD, with the protein MTVRDVERDAMHRALALAVNGPAGFNPQVGAVILEPDGRILSEGWHRGAGTPHAEVDALSRLSPGEAQGATAVVTLEPCNHTGRTGPCAQALLAAGVSRVLYAVDDPGVVSAGGADTLRKAGVEVEAGVLGDEGRELLSSWLTVQRLGRPHVTVKWAQSLDGRAAASDGTSQWITGPAARQDVHRRRAAADAIVVGTGTVLADDPSLTARDPDGALRADQPRPVVIGERPTPAGAAVRRHPREPLFFSSRDLPGVLNDLRREGVQRVFVEGGPTLASAFVRAGLVDEVLAYVAPALLGGPRLALGDIGVATIDAALRLTLSSVERLGDDLLLVAHPTTAPSPANAKDD; encoded by the coding sequence ATGACGGTGCGAGACGTCGAGCGCGATGCGATGCATCGTGCTCTCGCGCTGGCGGTCAACGGGCCGGCGGGGTTCAACCCCCAGGTCGGGGCGGTCATTCTCGAGCCCGACGGCCGCATCCTGTCCGAGGGGTGGCATCGCGGTGCCGGCACGCCGCACGCCGAGGTCGATGCGCTGTCCCGGCTCTCGCCCGGCGAGGCGCAGGGCGCGACGGCCGTGGTGACCCTGGAGCCGTGCAACCACACCGGCCGGACCGGGCCGTGCGCGCAAGCACTCCTGGCTGCCGGCGTCTCCCGGGTGCTGTACGCGGTCGACGACCCCGGCGTCGTCTCCGCCGGCGGTGCCGACACCCTGCGGAAGGCGGGCGTCGAGGTCGAGGCCGGCGTGCTCGGCGACGAGGGCCGCGAGCTCCTCTCCTCCTGGCTGACCGTGCAGCGCCTCGGGCGTCCGCACGTCACGGTGAAGTGGGCGCAGTCGCTCGACGGCCGTGCCGCAGCATCCGACGGCACCAGCCAGTGGATCACCGGGCCCGCCGCCCGGCAGGACGTCCACCGCCGCCGGGCCGCCGCCGACGCCATCGTCGTGGGGACCGGCACGGTGCTCGCCGACGACCCTTCGCTGACCGCCCGCGACCCCGACGGAGCACTGCGTGCAGATCAGCCGCGCCCCGTGGTCATCGGCGAGCGGCCGACGCCCGCCGGGGCAGCCGTGCGCCGTCACCCTCGGGAGCCCCTGTTCTTCTCGTCGCGCGATCTTCCCGGGGTGCTGAACGATCTTCGTCGAGAGGGCGTGCAGCGCGTGTTCGTCGAGGGGGGTCCAACCCTGGCCTCTGCCTTCGTACGCGCGGGTCTCGTCGACGAGGTGCTCGCCTACGTCGCGCCCGCCCTCCTCGGCGGACCACGTCTGGCGCTCGGCGACATCGGCGTCGCGACGATCGACGCGGCCCTTCGCCTCACGCTCTCGTCCGTCGAGCGCCTCGGCGACGACCTCCTCCTCGTCGCGCACCCCACGACTGCTCCCTCTCCCGCGAACGCGAAGGACGACTGA